CTCGACCTCGGCTCGCTCGTGGCCGGCAGCCGTTACCGCGGTGACTTCGAGGAGCGCCTGAAGAAGGTGCTCAAGGAGATCAACACCCGCGGCGACATCATCCTGTTCATCGACGAGCTGCACACGCTCGTCGGCGCGGGTGCTGCCGAAGGTGCCATCGATGCCGCGTCGATCCTCAAGCCGAAGTTGGCTCGTGGTGAGCTGCAGACCATCGGTGCCACCACTCTCGACGAGTACCGCAAGTACATCGAGAAGGACGCCGCACTCGAGCGTCGTTTCCAGCCCGTCCAGGTCGGCGAGCCGACCGTCGAGCACACCATCGAGATCCTCAAGGGTCTGCGCGATCGCTACGAGGCACACCACCGCGTCTCGATCACCGACGGTGCACTCGTCGCGGCCGCCACGTTGGCCGACCGGTACATCAACGATCGGTTCTTGCCCGACAAGGCAATCGACCTCATCGACGAGGCGGGCGCTCGGATGCGCATCCGCCGGATGACCGCGCCGCCAGACCTGCGCGAGTTCGACGACAAGATCGCCGACGCGCGCCGGGAGAAGGAATCGGCCATCGACGCACAGGACTTCGAGAAGGCTGCGAACCTGCGCGACAAGGAGAAGACCCTCGTCGGTCAGCGTGCCGAGCGTGAGAAGCAGTGGCGCTCCGGCGATCTCGACGTTATCGCCGAGGTGGACGACGAGCAGATCGCCGAGGTTCTGGGCAACTGGACCGGCATCCCCGTCTTCAAGCTCACCGAGGAAGAGACCACTCGTCTGCTCCGCATGGAGGACGAGCTGCACAAGCGGATCATCGGTCAGGTCGAGGCAGTCAAGGCCGTCTCGAAGGCGATCCGTCGTACCCGTGCAGGTCTGAAGGACCCGAAGCGTCCGTCGGGCTCGTTCATCTTCGCCGGCCCGTCCGGTGTCGGTAAGACCGAGCTGTCGAAGGCTCTCGCGAACTTCCTCTTCGGTGAGGACGACGCGCTGATCCAGATCGACATGGGCGAGTTCCACGACCGCTTCACCGCCTCGCGTCTGTTCGGTGCTCCTCCCGGATACGTCGGCTACGAAGAGGGTGGCCAGCTCACCGAGAAGGTTCGCCGCAAGCCGTTCTCCGTCGTGCTGTTCGACGAGATCGAGAAGGCCCACTCGGAGATCTACAACACTCTGTTGCAGGTCCTCGAAGACGGTCGCCTGACCGATGGACAGGGACGCACGGTCGACTTCAAGAACACCGTGCTGATCTTCACCTCGAACCTCGGTACCTCGGACATCTCGAAGGCAGTCGGTCTCGGCTTCTCCTCGGGTGAAGGCACCGGCTCGAACTACGAGCGGATGAAGCTCAAGGTCAACGACGAGCTGAAGAAGCACTTCCGCCCCGAGTTCCTGAACCGTATCGACGACATCGTCGTGTTCCACCAGCTCACCAAGGACGAGATCATCCAGATGGTCGATCTCATGCTCAACCGAGTCGAAGGTGCGCTCAAGAACAAGGACATGGCGATCGAGGTCACCGAGAAGGCGAAGTCGTTGCTGGCCAAGCGTGGATTCGACCCCGTCCTGGGTGCGCGGCCGCTGCGTCGCACCATCCAGCGCGAGATCGAGGACGCGTTGTCGGAGAAGATCCTCTTCGGCGAAATCGAAGCCGGCCAGATCATCCTGGTCGACGTCGAGAACTGGGACGGCGAAGGCGCAGGCGAGGACGCGAAGTTCACGTTCCGCGGCGAGAAGAAGGCCATCATCGTCCCCGACGAGGTCCCGGTCGATCTGGCCAAGGCCACCGGAGACAGCGACAGCGAGTAAGTTCCACCAGCTCCACACAACGGGCGATCCTCTTCGGAGGGTCGCCCGTTGTCGTATGTCCAGCCGTTCCCACCGACCCTTCCGCCCGCCGACCACTCCCACCCCGACGCCCACCCCGCCGCCGACCCCTCCGCTTTGTGGATCAATGTGGATTTCAGTCAGTCAGACTGCAACAAAGGCGCATTGATCCAGACCCGAGGGACGAGGGCAACAGCGATGATCGCAAGTTCGGCCAGCACGATCCAGAACAGCAGGGTCACATCCGGAGCCCAGCGGGAAAGGGTCGAGATGGGGGCACCGGTGAGCATCGGCATCCCGAAGTACAGCTTTCCGCCGGCAATGACGGCCATCAGGATGTGCGCAGGTGCCCATCGACCCGGGGCAGTCCTGATGCGAAGCAGGATTCGGCCTGCGCACAGTGCCAGCAACACCGCGAGTGTGCTCGACGCGATCAGCGCGATCTCGTACATGCCGAGGCCGGTGCTGCGGGGTTCGTCGATCCCGAGTCGGTTGAGGACGAGTGAGCGGGACGCCGACGCCAGGTTTTCGGCCTCCAGTTCGCCGTATCTGTTGGTCGCGAACAC
The nucleotide sequence above comes from Rhodococcoides fascians A25f. Encoded proteins:
- a CDS encoding ATP-dependent Clp protease ATP-binding subunit, which encodes MFERFTDRARRVVVLAQEEARMLNHNYIGTEHILLGLIHEGEGVAAKSLESLGISLEGVRSQVEEIIGQGQQAPSGHIPFTPRAKKVLELSLREALQLGHNYIGTEHILLGLIREGEGVAAQVLVKLGADLNRVRQQVIQLLSGYQGKEPSESGSGRGEAGTPSTSLVLDQFGRNLTQAALEGKLDPVIGRAKEIERVMQVLSRRTKNNPVLIGEPGVGKTAVVEGLAQAIVNGEVPETLKDKQLYTLDLGSLVAGSRYRGDFEERLKKVLKEINTRGDIILFIDELHTLVGAGAAEGAIDAASILKPKLARGELQTIGATTLDEYRKYIEKDAALERRFQPVQVGEPTVEHTIEILKGLRDRYEAHHRVSITDGALVAAATLADRYINDRFLPDKAIDLIDEAGARMRIRRMTAPPDLREFDDKIADARREKESAIDAQDFEKAANLRDKEKTLVGQRAEREKQWRSGDLDVIAEVDDEQIAEVLGNWTGIPVFKLTEEETTRLLRMEDELHKRIIGQVEAVKAVSKAIRRTRAGLKDPKRPSGSFIFAGPSGVGKTELSKALANFLFGEDDALIQIDMGEFHDRFTASRLFGAPPGYVGYEEGGQLTEKVRRKPFSVVLFDEIEKAHSEIYNTLLQVLEDGRLTDGQGRTVDFKNTVLIFTSNLGTSDISKAVGLGFSSGEGTGSNYERMKLKVNDELKKHFRPEFLNRIDDIVVFHQLTKDEIIQMVDLMLNRVEGALKNKDMAIEVTEKAKSLLAKRGFDPVLGARPLRRTIQREIEDALSEKILFGEIEAGQIILVDVENWDGEGAGEDAKFTFRGEKKAIIVPDEVPVDLAKATGDSDSE